In one Flavobacteriales bacterium genomic region, the following are encoded:
- a CDS encoding T9SS type A sorting domain-containing protein, with protein sequence MKQLYALPLLALALLAATAQAQVPPCLTNLTTPAGQSAVAAGSWGGATLPPSTTINMNLTTTAGSNLATITSCNAALITNLAGISGPNVPAGTSISGGACGTNTVQLSQNATVTGAAVHTFTMPAYASNFPPTNQGVPTGLNCSVCPALFTVPMCAGQRFNYYMCVGNIYTFSMCSSAASWDSYISITTTNGIALATGSPTSDDDGCGTANGHATLSFVPTATSTYMIRVWNGNCLTTPAGTCGTMQVACNPVPPPPSNDEPQNAISLGATASTVCTFVNGTTTWATQSAGTPGIASGNAANCNLNGGGCGTWSGTFSGADVWYSVGVPASGNLSIIFQDNSQTNGAFAVYTGVPGTLTQVVGSCRCNDFVSLSGLPANQTVYIRVWPEAGQVNSGTFQICAYEPIPPPNDNPCGASSGTYALTVNATCSNTTFSTESATDIAALYTVPAPGCATVNNNDVWFSAVMPGTGSMTINTQAGTLTDMAMAVYTVSAGTVTDCASQGPASLQLVQCNAVNNGDPMPSLTISGTSGVRYYIRMWNQGTGFGTANICAVVNTPPANDNPCGAIPLTVTNGCVFPAPFSTQFATLGPTIPPWPAGVSGITNIGGCTGPFNSDVWFTAVVPASGQLQLNTDDLGMTSAGMAVYTAGGTSCPNLTLNQVAGTCYINGSTYSSQMPGGTISLPAGTVVYIRVWRRNNNDGTFLLCARNPVNPPGCYYTLNLADAAGDGWNGGYVRLCVGGSCTNYTVYGNGGNLVFPASLGQTVTLEYFPVGGFQNQVSFGIQANNGFNIFNSANPPVAGFNTAFIVNADCNVPPAPISDCIGSQQVCNTQTFSYAPGNFGNSQDLGPTNRGCLSSNERQGAWYRFTTNAAGTIAFTIGIGMGTDYDFAVWGPFSGAPTCPPPGPPLRCNWSGTTGPTGLNYTALGTSEGAGGPPFSRWIDALANQTYLLYIDNYTMNGLTFSLSWNTNPANLLDCVLLPVEWLALEAEPKGTEVNLTWATASEHNSDFFRIQRSADGERYATVGVVEAAGSSSVRTDYLFTDKAPHAGLNYYRVEQVDADGRTYASNVVTALFRPGAGLSVYPNPAGESLWASFDLVDEGLVAWRILDASGREVGAGRADAAAGVNQVEIPLGIESGTYALLLTDSRGNPLGTARFIKR encoded by the coding sequence GTAACGGGAGCGGCGGTGCACACCTTCACGATGCCAGCCTACGCCTCCAACTTCCCCCCCACCAACCAAGGGGTGCCCACCGGCCTCAACTGCTCGGTCTGCCCCGCGCTCTTCACCGTGCCCATGTGCGCCGGCCAGCGCTTCAACTACTACATGTGCGTGGGCAACATCTACACCTTCAGCATGTGCAGCTCGGCTGCCAGCTGGGATTCGTACATCTCCATCACCACCACCAACGGCATCGCGCTGGCAACGGGATCGCCCACCTCCGATGATGATGGCTGCGGCACCGCCAACGGCCACGCCACCCTCTCCTTCGTGCCCACCGCGACCAGCACCTACATGATCCGGGTGTGGAACGGCAACTGCCTCACCACGCCGGCGGGCACCTGCGGCACCATGCAGGTGGCCTGCAACCCCGTGCCCCCGCCCCCCTCGAACGACGAGCCGCAGAACGCCATCAGCCTGGGCGCAACGGCCAGCACCGTGTGCACCTTCGTCAACGGCACCACCACCTGGGCCACGCAGAGCGCAGGTACTCCAGGAATTGCCAGCGGGAATGCGGCCAACTGCAACCTCAACGGTGGTGGCTGCGGCACTTGGTCGGGCACGTTCTCGGGGGCCGATGTGTGGTATTCGGTGGGTGTCCCCGCTAGCGGCAACCTGAGCATCATCTTCCAAGACAATAGCCAGACGAACGGTGCCTTCGCGGTGTATACCGGTGTGCCCGGCACGCTCACCCAGGTGGTGGGCAGCTGCCGCTGCAATGACTTCGTCTCGCTCAGCGGCCTGCCGGCCAACCAGACGGTTTATATCCGCGTTTGGCCAGAGGCCGGCCAGGTGAATTCGGGCACCTTCCAGATCTGCGCCTACGAGCCCATTCCGCCGCCCAATGACAACCCCTGCGGCGCCAGCAGCGGCACCTATGCACTGACGGTGAACGCCACGTGCAGCAACACCACCTTCAGCACCGAGAGCGCCACGGACATCGCGGCCCTCTACACCGTGCCCGCCCCCGGCTGCGCTACCGTGAACAACAACGATGTGTGGTTCAGCGCCGTGATGCCCGGCACCGGCTCCATGACCATCAACACCCAGGCGGGCACGCTCACGGACATGGCCATGGCGGTGTACACCGTTTCGGCCGGCACCGTCACGGACTGCGCCTCGCAGGGCCCGGCCAGCCTGCAACTGGTGCAGTGCAACGCCGTGAACAACGGCGACCCCATGCCGAGCCTCACCATCTCGGGCACGTCGGGCGTGCGCTACTACATCCGCATGTGGAACCAGGGCACGGGCTTCGGCACGGCCAACATCTGCGCCGTCGTGAACACCCCGCCGGCGAACGACAACCCCTGCGGCGCCATACCCCTCACGGTGACCAACGGCTGCGTCTTCCCCGCGCCCTTCTCCACGCAGTTCGCCACCCTCGGGCCCACCATCCCACCATGGCCCGCCGGCGTCTCGGGCATCACCAACATCGGCGGCTGCACGGGCCCCTTCAACAGCGACGTGTGGTTCACCGCGGTGGTGCCGGCCAGCGGCCAGCTGCAGCTGAACACCGACGACCTGGGCATGACCTCGGCCGGCATGGCGGTGTATACCGCGGGCGGCACCAGCTGCCCCAACCTGACGCTGAACCAGGTGGCCGGCACCTGCTACATCAACGGCAGCACCTACTCGTCGCAGATGCCCGGCGGCACCATCTCGCTGCCGGCCGGCACCGTGGTGTACATCCGCGTGTGGCGCCGCAACAACAACGACGGCACCTTCCTGCTCTGTGCGCGCAACCCGGTGAACCCGCCGGGCTGCTACTACACGCTGAACCTGGCCGATGCGGCCGGTGACGGCTGGAACGGCGGCTACGTGCGCCTCTGCGTGGGCGGCAGCTGCACCAACTACACCGTGTACGGCAACGGCGGCAACCTGGTCTTCCCGGCCAGCCTGGGCCAGACGGTGACGCTGGAGTATTTCCCGGTGGGCGGCTTCCAGAACCAGGTCTCCTTCGGCATCCAGGCCAACAACGGCTTCAACATCTTCAACAGCGCCAACCCGCCGGTCGCCGGCTTCAACACGGCCTTCATCGTCAACGCCGACTGCAACGTGCCGCCGGCGCCCATCAGCGACTGCATCGGCTCGCAGCAGGTGTGCAATACGCAGACCTTCTCCTATGCGCCGGGCAACTTCGGCAACAGCCAGGACCTGGGCCCCACCAACCGCGGCTGCCTCAGCAGCAACGAGCGGCAGGGCGCGTGGTACCGCTTCACCACCAACGCGGCGGGCACCATCGCCTTCACCATCGGCATCGGCATGGGCACTGACTACGACTTCGCCGTGTGGGGCCCCTTCAGCGGCGCGCCCACCTGCCCGCCCCCGGGGCCGCCCCTGCGCTGCAACTGGTCGGGCACCACGGGCCCCACGGGCCTCAACTACACCGCGCTGGGCACCAGCGAGGGCGCCGGCGGCCCGCCCTTCTCCCGGTGGATCGATGCCCTGGCCAACCAGACCTACCTGCTCTACATCGACAACTACACGATGAACGGCCTCACGTTCTCGCTCTCGTGGAACACCAACCCGGCCAACCTGCTGGATTGCGTGCTGCTGCCGGTGGAGTGGCTGGCATTGGAAGCCGAGCCGAAGGGCACCGAGGTGAACCTCACCTGGGCCACGGCCAGCGAGCACAACAGCGACTTCTTCCGCATCCAGCGCTCGGCGGATGGGGAGCGCTACGCCACCGTGGGCGTGGTGGAGGCCGCGGGCAGCAGCAGCGTGCGCACCGACTACCTCTTCACCGACAAGGCGCCGCACGCGGGCCTCAACTACTACCGCGTGGAGCAGGTGGATGCCGATGGCCGCACCTACGCCAGCAACGTGGTCACGGCCCTCTTCCGCCCCGGCGCGGGCCTGAGCGTGTACCCCAACCCGGCGGGCGAGAGCCTCTGGGCCAGCTTCGACCTGGTGGATGAGGGCCTGGTGGCCTGGCGGATCCTGGATGCCAGCGGCCGCGAGGTGGGCGCCGGTCGTGCCGATGCCGCCGCCGGGGTGAACCAGGTGGAGATCCCCTTGGGCATCGAATCGGGCACCTACGCGCTGCTGCTCACCGACAGCCGCGGCAATCCGCTGGGCACGGCGCGCTTCATCAAGCGCTGA
- the meaB gene encoding methylmalonyl Co-A mutase-associated GTPase MeaB, whose product MADLDALHEALLLGDRAALGRAITLVESRRAEDRAAAAELVERCRPRAGHALRLGITGIPGAGKSTLIDALGLWLIGQGHRVAVLAVDPSSARSGGSILGDKTRMERLAQRPEAFIRPTAAGGTLGGVAQRTREAIVLCEAAGYDRIVVETVGTGQNELEVDRMTDLNLLLLIAGAGDELQGIKRGIMESADAIAFTKCEGEARDRAEAARRELRGAIQLLPPRPSGRRPEALLTSALTGAGIAELGARLEALHAQDLASGLVDERRREQALHWMEQSIDLGLQEAFYADPRVAHALPALREAVRRGERSPVDAAAALLALFRTGGAPLP is encoded by the coding sequence ATGGCTGACCTGGACGCGCTGCACGAGGCCCTGCTGCTGGGCGACCGCGCGGCGCTGGGGCGTGCCATCACCTTGGTGGAGAGCCGGCGCGCCGAGGACCGGGCCGCTGCGGCGGAGCTGGTGGAGCGCTGCCGGCCCCGCGCGGGCCATGCGCTGCGGCTGGGCATCACCGGCATACCCGGTGCCGGCAAGAGCACGCTGATCGACGCGCTGGGCCTCTGGCTCATCGGGCAGGGCCATCGGGTGGCCGTGCTGGCCGTCGACCCCAGCAGCGCCCGCAGCGGCGGCAGCATCCTGGGCGACAAGACGCGCATGGAGCGCCTGGCGCAGCGCCCCGAGGCCTTCATCCGCCCCACCGCCGCCGGCGGCACACTGGGGGGCGTGGCACAGCGCACGCGCGAGGCCATCGTGCTGTGCGAGGCCGCCGGCTACGACCGCATCGTGGTGGAGACCGTGGGCACCGGCCAGAACGAGCTGGAGGTGGACCGCATGACCGACCTGAACCTGCTGCTGCTCATCGCCGGCGCCGGGGACGAGCTGCAGGGCATCAAGCGCGGCATCATGGAGAGCGCCGATGCCATCGCCTTCACCAAGTGCGAAGGCGAGGCCCGTGACCGCGCCGAGGCGGCGCGCCGCGAGCTGCGCGGGGCGATCCAGCTGCTGCCGCCGCGGCCCAGCGGCCGGCGGCCGGAAGCGCTGCTCACCAGCGCGCTCACCGGGGCGGGCATCGCCGAGCTGGGAGCGCGCCTGGAGGCCCTGCACGCGCAGGACCTCGCCAGTGGCCTGGTGGACGAGCGGCGGCGCGAGCAGGCGCTGCACTGGATGGAGCAGTCCATCGACCTGGGTCTGCAGGAGGCCTTCTACGCCGATCCGCGCGTGGCACACGCGCTGCCCGCGCTGCGCGAGGCCGTGCGCCGCGGGGAGCGGAGCCCTGTTGATGCCGCGGCCGCGCTGCTCGCGCTCTTCAGAACAGGCGGCGCACCTCTTCCTTGA
- a CDS encoding pyridoxal phosphate-dependent aminotransferase: MHLSPLVQSIVEPATLLMARRARELRAQGRDIIDLSLGEPDHDPPAFALEAAHEALRGPWHKYPPVNGFLDVRQAIADKFQRDNGLAYSPEQIVISTGAKHSIMNVVMSLCGPGDEVVIPAPYWVSYSEQVKLAGATPVLVRSTLEEDWKAPVERIAAAITPRTRLLMFSSPCNPSGSVLSLAELEALAEVVRRHPDLYVISDEIYEHIVFEGRHLSFAALPGMMERTITVNGLSKAFALTGWRIGYIGAPLWIAQACTKIQGQFTSGANSIAQRVTMACVAADPAVLAPMRADFLRRRDLTLKAMEAIPGWRCNVPQGAFYLMPDVSASIDGRTIKGSVDLSLYLLDAAGVSLVEGRSFGAEGTLRISYATSDDKLTEAMARVARAIEQLRTA, encoded by the coding sequence ATGCATTTATCCCCGCTCGTCCAGTCCATCGTGGAGCCCGCCACACTGCTCATGGCCCGCCGGGCCCGCGAGCTGCGCGCCCAGGGCCGCGACATCATCGACCTCAGCCTCGGCGAACCTGACCACGACCCGCCCGCCTTCGCCCTGGAGGCAGCCCACGAGGCGCTGCGCGGCCCCTGGCACAAGTACCCGCCCGTGAACGGCTTCCTCGATGTGCGCCAGGCCATCGCGGACAAGTTCCAGCGCGACAACGGCCTCGCCTATTCGCCCGAGCAGATCGTGATCAGCACCGGCGCCAAGCACAGCATCATGAACGTGGTGATGAGCCTCTGCGGGCCGGGTGATGAGGTGGTGATCCCGGCACCCTACTGGGTGAGCTACTCCGAGCAGGTGAAGCTGGCCGGCGCCACCCCCGTGCTGGTGCGCAGCACGCTGGAGGAGGACTGGAAGGCGCCGGTGGAGCGCATCGCCGCCGCCATCACGCCGCGCACGCGCCTGCTGATGTTCAGCTCGCCCTGCAACCCCAGCGGCTCGGTGCTCTCCCTGGCCGAGCTGGAGGCGCTGGCCGAGGTGGTGCGCCGCCATCCGGATCTGTACGTGATCTCCGACGAGATCTACGAGCACATCGTCTTCGAGGGCCGCCACCTGAGCTTCGCCGCCCTGCCGGGCATGATGGAGCGCACCATCACCGTGAACGGGCTGAGCAAGGCCTTCGCCCTCACCGGCTGGCGCATCGGCTACATCGGCGCGCCGCTGTGGATCGCGCAGGCCTGCACCAAGATCCAGGGCCAGTTCACCAGCGGCGCCAACAGCATCGCCCAGCGCGTCACCATGGCCTGCGTGGCCGCCGACCCCGCGGTGCTGGCGCCCATGCGCGCCGACTTCCTGCGCCGCCGCGACCTCACCCTGAAGGCCATGGAGGCCATCCCCGGCTGGCGCTGCAATGTGCCGCAGGGCGCCTTCTACCTGATGCCCGATGTGAGCGCCTCCATTGATGGGAGGACCATCAAGGGCTCGGTTGACCTGAGCCTGTACCTGCTCGACGCCGCGGGCGTGAGCCTGGTGGAGGGCCGCTCCTTCGGCGCCGAGGGCACCTTGCGCATCAGCTACGCCACCAGCGACGACAAGCTCACCGAGGCCATGGCGCGCGTAGCGCGGGCCATCGAACAGCTGCGCACGGCATGA